Genomic DNA from Penaeus monodon isolate SGIC_2016 chromosome 4, NSTDA_Pmon_1, whole genome shotgun sequence:
TTTATCTAAATACATTCTAAATCATTTCATAATCTCACAGTATTTATGCCAACATTTAGATACAATGCTAAAATAAAGATGAAGCGCGTTCGACAAACCAAGAATACCTGTCGGatttaaaacagaaaaagcaaGCACGAACTAACACGAATAAAAGGCTGTCGATAAAATCAAATCTCGGAAAGTGAACGCGAAAAGTTACGTCAAAAATCAACACAGTAACAACGACTCGCATAAAAAAGAACAGTCACGCCCGCACTGCTCCAAAGCGTTCCGTAATCAATTAGACATCTAGAGGCGATATTCCGTGAGCTCCACCCAacacccttctcctccaccaccttcccctacttttcctctcccttcactgctctcactctccctcttctcctaatacgttcctctccctcccccccttctctcctcccttttctcccaaaccttcctccttttcttcctcccccttctcctctcctcttaattctcctccccccattcccctaacacccctctccccaccccacgcCCTCGTGACGACACCTGGTACCCTTCATGCTTCACACTCGCCCATTGTTTTCACTCCAGTTGGACGGAAGGTTACGTGCTTACGCCAATCACTCGGTGGTTGGGCTTAGCGTTTCATCACACCGCTACAGAGTAATTGATGGATGGATGTGAGTCttccattcatctttttttttttttttttggtaatttctaGCTTGGGTGCTCCTTTAATAGAGGGAGAAAGTGCGTGTACAGCTTACGTTTTATATGAGAGTTAActgcatgtaagtgtgtgtgtgaaagtgttagTGAATatgtgtgaatctctctctctctctctctctctctctctctctctctctctctctctctctctctctctctctctctctctctcctctgtgtgtgtgtgtgtgtgtgtgtgtgtgtgtgtgtgtgtgtgtgtgtgtgtgtgtgtgtgtgtgtgtgtgtgtgtgtgtgtgtgtgtgtgtgtgtgtgtgcgcgtatatgtaGGTATCACAGTACGAGTATGTTCGCGTATGATTAACAGGCTACGCAATGCTGCTAGTTACCTCTTAAGTGTGCTTGTgtcatgtatgtgtgaatatgtgattttatataaacattaaatacattattcgtgtgtgaatttgtgtatacactaaatgtatataggtatgtatacacgAGTGCGGGCAGATAGTATACATCTACATCCACacacgcgtatgtatgtgtatacaaacacacacacatacatacataaacatacatacaaacacaaacacacacacacacacacacacacacacacacacacacacacacacacacatatatatatatatatatatatatatatatatatatatatatatatgcatatatataatatatatgcatatatgcatatgtataattatatatatatatatatattatatatatatatatatatatatatatatatatatatgcatatatatatatatatatatatatataatatatattatatatatatatatatatatatatatatcatatatgcatatatcatatgtatatatatatatatatttatatgcatatatacatatatacatatatatatatatatatatatatatatatatatattatatatatatatatactatatatatatataatattatatatatatatatatatatatatatatatataatataatatatatatatatatgatgttgatattatatgtatgtatttttgtgtgtttgtgttgtgtgtgtgttgtatgtatgtttgtgttgtagtatgtactgtcctatatacatacatacatatatatacatacatgcatgcatattatataataatatatatataatatatattatatatatatatatatatatatataactatgaatgtatgtagtatgtatatatacatatatataatgtataatacatgtcATATCACCAGGGAAATTGCCAATACAGGCAATAAAAAACCAAcataacagcaaaacaaaacaaaataaacacaaatacgcAACGTCTTTCCCTCGGCGACCTCAGACCAAATCGTTTCGTCTTGTGATTCAGCTGTTTCCCGCCCTTCTAACGCGCTATACAAAGGTGTGTGTCCGACGCCCGCTGGCTCCGCGAAGGTCAAGTCTGAGTTCGCTATAAAGGCGAGGAGGACCCGCAGTCCAGCATCAcagtctcttcgtctctcctccgcGACAACATGTTCACTAAGGTGGTCTTCCCCCATGGATTTTAGATTTGTTTCTGTTGCTCTCTTGAAATACGAACGGAATATGAGCTGCTTTTTTACTCTCGTGCTTTACGGGTCCTCAACTAGTGTGGATTCTTCTTTGATATTGTCGAGCGGTAAACTGTTGCGTAAAACTACTGATTTCCTTTCGACAGGGCGTCCTCGTGCTTGCTTTGGTGGCAGTGGCTCTCGCTGCCCCTTCGGACCCATATCATCAGCCGGCCTATAAGGAGGTAAGTCATGTTGGTACTTATCCACCACTTAGCTAAAacacataataaacatattatagaaCGTAATGATTGACATTATATTACATTAGACAGTTTCTGTGATTTAAATACTAAATTAATCTTAAAAGGAGCCGAAGCCGTACCAGTTCGCCTACGGAGTCAAGGATGAATACGCCGGCACCGACTTCGGTCAGAGCGAAGAGTCCGACGGCAAAGCTGTCAAGGGATCCTACACTGtccagctccccgacggccgcaagcaAACGGTAAGATCTCTTCTTTCAATAATATTTGTACCGCAAAGAAACTCTTGTAGTAGATTTCTCAATATGAACGCATATATCATACAGTTATTGGGAGACTGAAGTATTTCCTTGAAATtgctaatgtttattttttcctcaacAGGTGAACTACGTGGCCGACCATTACAACGGCTACCAGGCTGAAGTCAGCTACTAcggcgaggctcagtacccccACGAGTACGGTCCCCCCGTCACCTTCAAGCCCCAGGCCTACCATCCCCAGCCTTCATATCACTAAAgccaatataatttatatataaacaatattcaaTGTACGACATAACattaaagatatgaataaaaCAATCAGTTTATTATACACTTAGTCgcaaaggcaattttttttttataacaaacccTTCATGAAATTCTAGATTCAAATAGAATATATTTTGATTGAAGAGTGACAACAGTTTTTAATGACAACAGTTACATCAATATAAGTATATGAAGCcatattattacagataataaaaaaataaacgcgCAAACAAATTGTGACTTGCTTTTACTCAGGCATTTGCATACCATCCTTCAAAGCACAGTCTTATTAAAAGTCCTAATGTTTAGAAACAAATAAATTCTACGCATTTTTGAACAAATGTATATTATcaacatataataatcataaataaacatacaatttATTAGATTTATCTTAAGACTACtgtctgagagaaaaaaaaaaacgtattcatATACAATGGCTTCCCCTCAAATGCTGAGAAAAGGGTTATAGCTGATCCCAGAAATCTACTATGCTGGCTGTCTATCCAGCCACCGATATTAATTCACGAGTTAATGTAATATTCAATGTAATAATAActgacagaataaaaaaaaaaatattcacttgaCTAATAAATATACAGAATAATAGTACAGTATGTTCATTTCCGTATGTTGTCACTGTACTAATGCTACGTTGATAATATAATCTCTAACTACAAAATAATATGACCTAACTGATGGGCTGATCTAGGCTGTTAGGATAAGCTAGGAATAAGCAGATATCAGCTGTGATGACAATTTTGTTTCATCTCCGTATCTATTTCTTGCGATTTGCCAAAATTTGGCTAACCACTCTACTCgacccaccaacacacacttacacttacaggCATGCGTGTGCGAGCACGCGTGCATGCCTGTGTATGCCATCATAAACTAAAATTATCCGTCTTGAGACATGAGCTATCCTAAGAAATTCGTTTATTAGAAACTAAGTTATTAGAGttgtaatgtaataattaaataatcattttCAACAATATAAAGTAACAGATCAGGGAGATTGTTGATATCTGACCAATCAAAATTTCATAATCACTTGATACTATTACTGGCGAATCCATCATTTTTTCTTAAAGGTGCTATGGAAATCGCGTGCCTTCGTTTGTTTTCCTAAAGGATGACAAGACCATACTGTATATTCACAAATATCAAACCTTATGCTTCTGTAAACAGCTTTCTTTGGAAATCTCTTCTTTCGCACATTAAGTCGAAGGCCGTCCCTCTTGGCTTTTCTATGTTTATACAAGTACGTGTCTGGGTTACCCAAATGAATTCACTTATACTATTATTGGTAAATCCATAGGGAGTAtaacgacaaaaagaaaaaaacaaagcaaaggaaGAACATacactgatttttattttctattgtagGTACAAGGGAATTTTTTCCCTGAAAGGATGACAACACTatgttgtatattaaaaaatcttaTGCTTCGGTAAACAGCCTTCTTTGGAAATCTCTCCTTTCCCAGATTAAGTCGAAATCCGTTCCTCTTGGCTTTTCTATGTCTATACATGCACGTGTCTGGTGCCGCTGCTCTGAAGGTCACGGATCACTCACTATAAAGGTAATGGGGAGCCGTCGTCCAGCATCACAACCTCCTCATCTCCACCGCGTTAACATGTTCAACAAGGTGCTCTTCCGCCGATGGACTTATGGTTCTAGAAGTTGAATGAAATGTGATCTGTGATTTCATAATGTGAATAagcaatatataagaaaaactttttttctttcattggtgATTGATAACGAACATTTCCTTCTGACAGGGTGTTTTGATGCTTGCTTTGGTGGGCGTGGCTCTGGCTGCCCCTTCGGATCCGTACCACCAGCCTTCCTACAAGGAGGTAGGTCGTGAATCTATACTTTGTGAAAACGTGTTTTCCTGCTGTCGATTTTAGATTCTATAGACTTAAATATTAACGTAATCCCAAAAGGAGCCGAAGCCATACCAGTTCGCCTACGGAGTCAAGGATGAATACGCCGGCACCGACTTCGGTCAGAGCGAGGAGTCCGACGGCAAAGCTGTCAAGGGATCCTACACTGtccagctccccgacggccgcaagcagacAGTAAGTGCGGCGGCTGCTCTCGGCATATACTATTTCAAATTATGATGAATGCCTCTCAATTTTCCTCGAACTGCTAACGACACGATATATCTCTTCCGCAGGTGAACTACGTGGCCGATCACTACAACGGTTACCAGGCTGAAGTCAGCTACTAcggcgaggctcagtacccccACGAGTACGGTCCCTCCATCACCTTCAAGCCCCAGGCCTACCATCCCCAGCCTTCCTACAAGCCGCAGCCTTCGTACCACTAAAGACTTCATGATTGTTTGTGAAAAACAGTTCAATTAGTTTTGAACTAAATTATGTAAATTATCGATTATTAAAAGTAAACCAATTGAAATACCGTTTATTACACACCTAAAAGCAATTGGCAGAGAAAAGAAACCAGTTGAAgttatatttgaattattttgACGGGGTCCCCTAAATGCTCGAAATCTGGAAGTCAGTAATACTCGTCGGTACAGATCGCTTGTCATTCATAAATTCTAGTTGTCAGTAAGAAATTAAATGACaatgaacacaaaaaaatctCCTTGGCAAACGGAGAAGTATCTAAAATAACAGTATTCTATCTCCGTTTAATGCATTTCCAACAGGAGTAATTTGAAAACATAACCTCTTGCATTACCATTCATATTAGGAGTAATAAGTACCTACAAAAATTATCTGAATTACAGTGAACACATATTGCAAAGCGAAAACGTTAAATTAAGCTACATGTAAACAATGATCCACTGAAGACAACGATTTATTTCTATACAATGTCCATAGACTCCAACTTTATGATTACTGCATAGATAACGTAAaaatattatctccattattatttttcaagtaCAGTTCGATCCACTgacaattatttatttctatgcaATTTCCGTAGATTCCAACTCGGTGATTAGTGGATAGATAATGTACAATTATTATCTCCATTACTATTTTAAGATAGTTCTCaaaagttgcaaaatatatagaccgtttcttaattattatttctaagtTCGACTAACCTCCTCCTTAGCTTTGTATTATAGAGTGGGAATCATATAGGTACACATTTCTTGAATGTAAAAACTATACACTAAAATTTGTTTAAGCACCTGACCAAACAtattcatacgtgtgtgtgtatgtgcatgtgtgtatatgtgtgcgtgtatgtctacaTAGATAtctacgcgcgcgtgtgtgtctatatgtgtcagTGTGTTTGCACGCGCGCatttttgtatgtgcgtgtgagcgcGCGCAAGCATATACACAGTGATGTTGCGGTCATAAATTGAGATCAGAAAGGCTTCTCCCTAGGAAACACATTGGCGAAATCAATAAGGAGTGAGAACGCATCACTTTTAAGACAGAGTTACCCAAATGAATTTACTTATCACACTATTATTGATGAATCCATAAGGAGTATtacgacaaaaagaaaaaacaaagcaaatgaaGAACATACactgataacatttttttctgtaggtacaagggattttttttctgaaaggatGACAACACTATGTTGTATATTAACAAATCTTATCAAATCTTATGTTTCTGTAAACAGTTTTCTTTGGATATCTCTCCTTTCGCACATGAAGTCGAAAGCCGTCCCTCTTAGCTTTTCTATGTTTATACAAGTACGTGTCTGGGTTACCCAAATGAATTCACTTATCATACAATTATTGGTGAATCCATTGGGAGTATAAcgacacaaagaaaaatacaaagcaaagGAAGAACAtgcactgtttttttattttttattgtaggtACAAGGAAATTTTTCCCCTGAAAGGATGACAACACTATGTTGTATATTAACAAAACTTATGCTTCGGTAAACAGCCTTCTTTGGAAATCTCTCCTTTCCCAGATTAAGTCGAAATCCGTTCCTCTTGGCTTTTCTATGTCTATACATGCACGTGTCTGGTGCCGCTGCTCTGAAGGTCACGGATCACTCACTATAAAGGTAATGGGGAGCCGTCGTCCAGCATCACAACCTTCTCATCTCCATCGCGTTAACATGTTCAACAAGGTGCTCTTCCGCCGATGGACTTATGGTTCTAGAAGTCGAATGAATTGTGATCTGTGATTTCATAATGTGAATAagcaatatataagaaaaactctttttttctttcattggtgCTTGATAACGAACATTTCCTTCTGACAGGGTGTTTTGATGCTTGCTTTGGTGGGCGTGGCTCTGGCTGCCCCTTCGGATCCGTACCACCAGCCTTCCTACAAGGAGGTAGGTCGTGAATCTATACTTTGTGAAAACGTGTTTTCCTGCTGTCGATTTTAGATTCtgaagaattaaatattaacgTAATCCCAAAAGGAGCCGAAGCCGTACCAGTTCGCCTACGGAGTCAAGGATGAATACGCCGGCACCGACTTCGGTCAGAGCGAGGAGTCCGACGGCAAAGCTGTCAAGGGATCCTACACTGtccagctccccgacggccgcaagcagacAGTAAGTGCGGCGGCTGCTCTCGGCATATACTATTTCAAATTATGATGAATGCCTCGCATTTTTCCTCGAACTGCTAACGACACGATATATCTCTTCCGCAGGTGAACTACGTGGCCGATCACTACAACGGTTACCAGGCTGAAGTCAGCTACTAcggcgaggctcagtacccccACGAGTACGGTCCCCCCATCACCTTCAAGCCCCAGGCCTACCACCCCCAGCCTTCCTACAAACCACAGCCTTCGTACCACTAAAGACTtcgtgattatgaaaaaaaaatcagttcaatTAATTTTGAACTAAATTATGTAAATTATCGATTATTAAAAGTAAACCAATTGAAATACCGTTTATTACACACCTAAAAGCAATTGGCAGAGAAAAGAAATCAATTGAAgttatatttgaattattttcaCGGGGTCCCCTAAATGCTCGAAATCTGGAAGTCAGTAATACTCATCGGTACAGATTGCTTGTCATTCATAAATTCTAGTTGTCAGTAAGAAATTAAATGgcaatcaacaacaaaaaaatctccTTGGCAAACGGAGAAGTATCTAAAATAACAGTATTCTATCTCCGTTTAATGCATTTCCAACAGGAGTAATTTGAAAACATTACCTCTTGCATTACCATTCATATTAGGAGTAATAAGTACCTACAAAAATTATCTGAATGACAGTGCCAACATATTGCAAAGCGAAAACGTTAAATTAAGCTACATGTAAACAATGATCCACTGAAGACAACGATTTATTTCTATACAATGTCCGTAAACTCCAACTTTATGATTACTGTATAGATAACGTACAAATATTATCTCCATTAATATTTTTCAAGTACAGTTCGATCCACTGACAATTATCTATTTCTATGCAATTTCCGTAGATTCCAACTCTGTGATTAGTGGATAGATAACGtacaattattatcttcattactatttttaaggTAGTTCTCAAAtcagttgcaaaatatatagaccgtttcttgattattatttctaAGTTCGACTAACCTCCTCCTTcgctttgtattatatattgggAATTATATAGCGTACACATTTCTTGAATGTAAAAACTATACACTAAAACTTGTTTAAGCACCTGACCAAATATattcatacgtgtgtatgtgcatgtgtgtgtgtatgtgtgcgtgtatgtctacaTAGAtatctgcgcgcgcgtgtgtgtctatataaatgtgtcagtgtgtatgcgcgtgctcatttttgtatgtgcgtgtgagcaCGCGCAAGCATATACACAGTGATGTTGCGGTCATAAATTGAGATCAGAAAGGCTTCTCCCTAGGAAACACATTGGCGAAATCAATAAGGAGTGAGAACGCATCACTTTTAAGACATGAGTTACCCAAATGAATTTACTTATCACACTATTATTGATGAATCCATAAGGAGTATtacgacaaaaagaaaaaacaaagcaaatgaaGAACATACactgataacatttttttctgtagGTACAAGGGATTTTTCTCTGAAAGGATGACACTATGTTGTATATTAACAATTCTTATCAAACCTTATGCTTCAGTAAACAGCTTTCTTTGGAAATCTCTCCTTTCGCACATGAAGTCGAAAGCCGTCCATCTTGGCTTTTCTATGTTTATACAAGTACGTGTCTGGGTTACCCAAATGAATTCccttatcatactattattgGTGAATCCATAGGGAGTAtaacgacaaaaagaaaaaaacaaagcaaaggaaGAACATacactgatttttattttctattgtacGTACAAGGGATATTTTCCCTGAAAGGATGACAACACTATGTTGTATATTAACAAATCTTATGCTTCGGTAAACAGCCTTCTTTGGAAATCTCTCCTTTCCCAGATTAAGTCGAAATCCGTTCCTCTTGGCTTTTCTATGTCTATACATGCACGTGTCTGGTGCCGCTGCTCTGAAGGTCACGCATCACACTCACTATAAAGGTAATGGGGAGCCGTCGTCCAGCATCACAACCTCCTCATCTCCACCGCGTTAACATGTTCAACAAGGTGCTCTTCCGCCGATGGACTTATGGTTCTAGAAGTCGAATGAATTGTGATCTGTGATTTCATAATGTAAATAAGCAATAATtgagaaaacctttttttctttcattggtgCTTGATAACGAACATTTCCTTCTGACAGGGTGTTTTGATGCTTGCTTTGGTGGGCGTGGCTCTGGCTGCCCCTTCGGATCCGTACCACCAGCCTTCCTACAAGGAGGTAGGTCGTGAATCTATACTTTGTGAAAACGTGTTTTCCTGCTGTCGATTTTAGATTCtgaagaattaaatattaacgTAATCCCAAAAGGAGCCGAAGCCGTACCAGTTCGCCTACGGAGTCAAGGATGAATACGCCGGCACCGACTTCGGTCAGAGCGAGGAGTCCGACGGCAAAGCTGTCAAGGGATCCTACACTGtccagctccccgacggccgcaagcagacAGTAAGTGCGGCGGCTGCTCTCGGCATATACTATTTCAAATTATGATGAATGCCTCTCAATTTTCCTCGAACTGCTAACGACATGATATATCTCTTCCGCAGGTGAACTACGTGGCCGATCACTACAACGGTTACCAGGCTGAAGTCAGCTACTAcggcgaggctcagtacccccACGAGTACGGTCCCCCCATCACCTTCAAGCCCCAGGCCTACCATCCCCAGCCTTCCTACAAGCCGCAGCCTTCGTACCACTAAAGACTTCATGattgtttatgaaaaaaagtCAGTTCAATTAATTTTGAACTAAACTATGTAAATTATCGATTATTAAAAGTAAACCAATTGAAATACCGTTTATTACACACCTAAAAGCAATTGACAGAGAATAGAAACCAGTTGAAgttatatttgaattattttcaCGGGGTCACCTAATTGCTCGAAATCTGGAAGTCAGTAATACTCGTCGGTACAGATCGCTTGTCATTCATAAATTCTAGGTGTCAGTAGGAAATTAAATgacaatcaacaacaacaacaaaatctccTTGGCAAACGGAGAAGTATCTAAAATAACAGTATTCTATCTCCGTTTAATGCATTTCCAACAGGAGTAATTTGAAAACATAACCTCTTGCATTACCATTCATATTAGGAGTAATAAGTACCTACAAAAATTATCTGAATGACAGTGCCAACATATTGCAAAGCGAAAACGTTAAATTAAGCTACATGTAAACAATGATCCACTGAAGACAACGATTTATTTCTATACAATGTCCATAGACTCCAACTTTATGATTACTGCATAGATAACGTAAaaatattatctccattattatttttcaagtaCAGTTCGATCCACTgacaattatttatttctatgcaATTTCCGTAGATTCCAACTCTGTGATTAGTGGATAGATAATGtacaattattatcttcattactattttaaGATAGTTCTCAAATCAGGTGCAAAATATATAGACcgcttcttaattattatttctaagtTCGACTAACCTCCTCCTTagctttgtattatatattgggAATTATATAGCGTACACATTTCTTGAATGTAAAAACTATACACTAAAATTTGTTTAAGCACCTGACCAAACAtattcatacgtgtgtgtgtgtgtgtatgtgcatgtgtgtgtatgtgtgcgtgtatgtctacaTAGATAtctacgcgcgcgtgtgtgtctatatgtgtcagtgtgtttgcgcgcgcgcatttttgtatgtgcgtgtgagcgcGCGCAAGCATATACACAGTGATGTTGCGGTCATAAATTGAGATCAGAAAGGCTTCTCCCTAGGAAACACATTGGCGAAATCAATAAGGAGTGAGAACGCATCACTTTTAAGACATGAGTTACCCAAATGAATTTACTTATCACACTATTATTGATGAATCCATAAGGAGTATtacgacaaaaagaaaaaacaaagcaaatgaaGAACATACactgataacatttttttctgtaggtacaagggattttttttctgaaaggatGACAACACTATGTTGTATATTAACAAATCTTATCAAACCTTATGTTTCTGTAAACAGTTTTCTTTGGATATCTCTCCTTTCGCACATGAAGTCGAAAGCCGTCCCTCTTAGCTTTTCTATGTTTATACAAGTACGTGTCTGGGTTACCCAAATGAATTCACTTATCATACAATTATTGGTGAATCCATTGGGAGTATAAcgacacaaagaaaaatacaaagcaaagGAAGAACAtgcactgtttttttatttttttattgtaggtacaaggaatttttttccctgaaaggATGACAACACTATGTTGTATATTAACAAAACTTATGCTTCGGTAAACAGCCTTCTTTGGAAATCTCTCCTTTCCCAGATTAAGTCGAAATCCGTTCCTCTTGGCTTTTCTATGTCTATACATGCACGTGTCTGGTGCCGCTGCTCTGAAGGTCACGGATCACTCACTATAAAGGTAATGGGGAGCCGTCGTCCAGCATCACAACCTTCTCATCTCCATCGCGTTAACATGTTCAACAAGGTGCTCTTCCGCCGATGGACTTATGGTTCTAGAAGTCGAATGAATTGTGATCTGTGATTTCATAATGTGAATAagcaatatataagaaaaacttttttttctttcattggtgCTTGATAACGAACATTTCCTTCTGACAGGGTGTTTTGATGCTTGCTTTGGTGGGCGTGGCTCTGGCTGCCCCTTCGGATCCGTACCACCAGCCTTCCTACAAGGAGGTAGGTCGTGAATCTATACTTTGTGAAAACGTGTTTTCCTGCTGTCGATTTTAGATTCtgaagaattaaatattaacgTAATCCCAAAAGGAGCCGAAGCCGTACCAGTTCGCCTACGGAGTCAAGGATGAATACGCCGGCACCGACTTCGGTCAGAGCGAGGAGTCCGACGGCAAAGCTGTCAAGGGATCCTACACTGtccagctccccgacggccgcaagcagacAGTAAGTGCGGCGGCTGCTCTCGGCATATACTATTTCAAATTATGATGAATGCCTCGCATTTTTCCTCGAACTGCTAACGACATGATATATCTCTTCCGCAGGTGAACTACGTGGCCGATCACTACAACGGTTACCAGGCTGAAGTCAGCTACTAcggcgaggctcagtacccccACGAGTACGGTCCCCCCATCACCTTCAAGCCCCAGGCCTACCACCCCCAGCCTTCCTACAAACCACAGCCTTCGTACCACTAAAGACTTCGTgattgtttatgaaaaaaaaatcagttcaatTAATTTTGAACTAAATTATGTAAATTATCGATTATTAAAAGTAAACCAATTGAAATACCGTTTATTACACACCTAAAAGCAATTgacagagaaaagaaatcaattgaagttatatttgaattattttcaCGGGGTCCCCTAAATGCTCGAAATCTGGAAGTCAGTAATACTCATCGGTACAGATTGCTTGTCATTCATAAATTCTAGTTGTCAGTAAGAAATTAAATGgcaatcaacaacaaaaaaatctccTTGGCAAACGGAGAAGTATCTAAAATAACAGTATTCTATCTCCGTTTAATGCATTTCCAACAGGAGTAATTTGAAAACATTACCTCTTGCATTACCATTCATATTAGGAGTAATAAGTACCTACAAAAATTATCTGAATGACAGTGCCAACATATTGCAAAGCGAAAACGTTAAATTAAGCTACATGTAAACAATGATCCACTGAAGACAACGATTTATTTCTATACAATGTCCGTAAACTCCAACTTTATGATTACTGTATAGATAACGTACAAATATTATCTCCATTAATATTTTTCAAGTACAGTTCGATCCACTgacaattatttatttctatgcaATTTCCGTAGATTCCAACTCTGTGATTAGTGGATAGATAACGtacaattattatcttcattactatttttaaggTAGTTCTCAAAtcagttgcaaaatatatagaccgtttcttgattattatttctaAGTTCGACTAACCTCCTCCTTagctttgtattatatattgggAATTATATAGCGTACACATTTCTTGAATGTAAAAACTATACACTAAAACTTG
This window encodes:
- the LOC119572347 gene encoding cuticle protein 8-like isoform X2; translated protein: MFTKGVLVLALVAVALAAPSDPYHQPAYKEEPKPYQFAYGVKDEYAGTDFGQSEESDGKAVKGSYTVQLPDGRKQTVNYVADHYNGYQAEVSYYGEAQYPHEYGPPVTFKPQAYHPQPSYH
- the LOC119572347 gene encoding larval cuticle protein A2B-like isoform X1, whose protein sequence is MFTKGVLVLALVAVALAAPSDPYHQPAYKEEPKPYQFAYGVKDEYAGTDFGQSEESDGKAVKGSYTVQLPDGRKQTVNYVADHYNGYQAEVSYYGEAQYPHEYGPSITFKPQAYHPQPSYKPQPSYH
- the LOC119572347 gene encoding cuticle protein 7-like isoform X3; translation: MGSRRPASQPPHLHRVNMFNKGVLMLALVGVALAAPSDPYHQPSYKEEPKPYQFAYGVKDEYAGTDFGQSEESDGKAVKGSYTVQLPDGRKQTVNYVADHYNGYQAEVSYYGEAQYPHEYGPSITFKPQAYHPQPSYKPQPSYH
- the LOC119598976 gene encoding cuticle protein 7-like produces the protein MFNKGVLMLALVGVALAAPSDPYHQPSYKEEPKPYQFAYGVKDEYAGTDFGQSEESDGKAVKGSYTVQLPDGRKQTVNYVADHYNGYQAEVSYYGEAQYPHEYGPPITFKPQAYHPQPSYKPQPSYH